Part of the Rhizobium rosettiformans genome is shown below.
CAGCGGCTTCCTGACCAACGCACGCCCGAAGGACGGCGACCTCGCAGGCCTTCTGTCCGTCGGGCGAAATGGCGATGGCGCCACGGAAATCCGCGTGATTGCCGGAAACGATGCTCCCCAGACGACATTGAGAGACAGCCTGCCCCTCGTGCAGACCCTGGCACTTGTGCTCGGTCGTGAGGACTTGGATATCACCGTCGGCGACGTCGGAGGCAGCGGACCGGGCATCGACCTCTATCTCGGTGACCCCGCAGACGCGAACTTACCGCAACCCGCCCGCGACGCCCTTGCCGCCGCACCGCGTGGCCTTTTCGTTCGGCAGGGCGAACACGGCCGCCAGATCGTCACCATGCGTGGTTCGAACAAGAGTGAGCTTCAGTCGCTCCTGGTTGCCGCCGTCAACGGCCCCCTGCTTCCGTTGATCCGCGCAAACAAGTTCGCCATAACGAAGGCGCGGATCGATGGCGAGAGCCCGGGCTCACACCCGCTGACGAGCATCGGCTATCAGACGACACCTTTCGCCGGCCGTCTCTTCCAGACGAGCTTCGATGTCGTCATGCCCGCCGATTTCTATCCTGGCGACTATGCCACGGTTGATCTTAATCTGAATGCGGCCACTGCGCCCGGCCTGGCACCCGGAACGCAGTTGCTGGTCCGAGTCAATGAACGCGCCGTGGCAAGCCTCGTGCTCTACGATCCCGAGGGCACGACGCTTGAGAACAAGCCGCTGGAACTTCCGCTCCGCGCCTTCCATCCCGGCGTGAACCATGTTCGTGTTCTGGCCGAAGTGCCGCTCGCCTCCGATCTCGTCTGTGATCCGGCCGCCCGCGACGAAGCGCGATCTCGCTTCCTGCTGCTCGAAGAGACCACGGTGACGATACCGCCACTGGCGCGCGCCGGTCGTCTTCCCGACCTTGCGGCCTTTGCTGGAACGTCCTTCCCCTTCAAGGGCCCGACTGCCTTCGATCTCTATGTCGATACGGCGACACCCGCACGGCTGGGCTCGGCGCTAACCCTTCTCACCCGGCTCGCCATGTCGGCGGGGCATCCCCTGCCAGCCGAGCTCAAGATCGGCCGTCCAGACCCGCGCAAGACGACGAATGCCCTGATTGTCGGCGCCGGTGGCGAGCCGCTGGAGCTTGCCGCTCTTGCCGGTCAAAAGGGAGATCGACTGCAGCCGTCTTCGACCGATGATCTGATCACAGCTTCGGTAAAGGCGGGCGGTCAATTGTCGGACTCCCAGGCGCTGCTCGATGCTTTCCAGGTCGAAACGCGGCTTGAGCGCGATCAGCTGTCACTGAAGAGCCGAGCCTCTGACTGGGTGGCAACGGCCTCGACAACCGTCAACCGCTGGCTGGCCTACAAGGATATCGGACGCGAAGACGTCAA
Proteins encoded:
- a CDS encoding cellulose biosynthesis cyclic di-GMP-binding regulatory protein BcsB produces the protein MPADLGAASVQSAGQAVSDFPRQMVAFRQTAAAMRLEGEDAARELSFYLSAEQVATSGLLRLSYTNAVSVMPDDAVLDIELNGKPLAALPIRSPNGPATHDIPVAAKDLTVGWNQVRLRAKQHHRIDCSVQATYELWTQVDPLVSGFLTNARPKDGDLAGLLSVGRNGDGATEIRVIAGNDAPQTTLRDSLPLVQTLALVLGREDLDITVGDVGGSGPGIDLYLGDPADANLPQPARDALAAAPRGLFVRQGEHGRQIVTMRGSNKSELQSLLVAAVNGPLLPLIRANKFAITKARIDGESPGSHPLTSIGYQTTPFAGRLFQTSFDVVMPADFYPGDYATVDLNLNAATAPGLAPGTQLLVRVNERAVASLVLYDPEGTTLENKPLELPLRAFHPGVNHVRVLAEVPLASDLVCDPAARDEARSRFLLLEETTVTIPPLARAGRLPDLAAFAGTSFPFKGPTAFDLYVDTATPARLGSALTLLTRLAMSAGHPLPAELKIGRPDPRKTTNALIVGAGGEPLELAALAGQKGDRLQPSSTDDLITASVKAGGQLSDSQALLDAFQVETRLERDQLSLKSRASDWVATASTTVNRWLAYKDIGREDVKIDPRDRLISVRQVASAEGAAVWTYVNAADETMLQQGVAALTKPATWTALEGGEAVIRRSDLELVNRYPESYSFFPITDTSPANLRRLAAAWLSDNFIIYIGLVLALMGGFGWWVGYVVPRKGVRTVE